The Triticum urartu cultivar G1812 chromosome 6, Tu2.1, whole genome shotgun sequence genome includes the window CTCCGACAAGAACTTCCTCGGGACTATGGGTGCCAATCTTGTTGGATCCAAGTACCAGATTTGGGGCCAGGTACATGACGTTCCCCTTCCTGATTCTTCATGTCGCTCTCCTGGATTCGAGACTGATTACCATGGTGGACATGAACCAATGATGAGTATTAATGGTCGCCGATGTAGGGGGACCGGGTCGATGAGCTTAAGAGCCAGTCCAAGCGGCTTCTTGGCGTCATCGCGTAAGATTCAATCTCCGTGCGTGACATGTCCATGAATTGTATGGATTTCTTGACCAATTTTTGATTTCTGCAGGTTTGCCCCTACTATTACTACGCTCACGGGGAGTTTCAGAAGCATGAGGGCATGGATCCCCAAGAACCAGTCCATGCAGCTGAGGACCAACAGTTCTGCTCAGGTAAATCCATTTGCAACACTGGGAGATTCATTAGTGAACTTGAATGGATTCGTTTAAACCAACGAGTGAGTCATATGGTCATTAGTTGTGGAAATGTTGCTGCAGATTCAGCACGTCAGTGGGCTTCCAAAGGATTGGCAGGAGAAGAGGAGCAGAGCTGAGCAACTCTGCTCAAGATCACCTTTCTACAACAATGTAAGCAGCTTCCCTCAAGAAACTTATTGAGCCTTCAGATCGACGTGTCGAGAATCGGGAGTTAAGCTGAGAGATGTATTTGTTCATCAGTACCTAAAAGGCAGTGTGTTTGTTTTCTGCATTTGCAACAGATGACGAAGCGCTACGAACTAGATTTCAGAGAGAGGGTTGGGAGGATGGGATACAAGGTGCAGACATCAGTGAAGAACTTCCAGATGACTTTGGAGGTAAAATTTCTGCTCCTGCTTTCGATGGGGTTAGATCAGACTGAGCAACATATCATGATATCGACAACTTGTGCTCGACAGGAGAACGGGAGGCAGACGATCTTGCAGCTCGGTAGGGTCGGGAAGTCCAAGTACATAATGGATTTCAGGTAAGCCATCGATCATCGCCCTTACAGTGATCATCGACATTCGTCGATCGTATGTAACTAGTAGCAACATTTTCTGATGCGAATATCTCATTTGCAGATACCCCTTGACTGGCTACCAAGCATTCTGCATTTGCTTGGCGTCGATGGACTCCAAGCTGTGCTGCACGCTGTGACTGAGATGCAGATGTGACAGAGTTTTGTTTAGCCCGAATGTTGTTTTTGTGCTGATGGTTTCCTTTGTTCGATTTTTATGTACATGTAGTCTTCTCGCCTCGAGAAGGGATTAAATAATTAGTAGAAGAATCATAAGAGAGCAAAATGTTCGTCTGCTTACCCTCCTGTCACTGTAGATGATGCTTGTTTGCCTCAAAATTGAATTCTCAATGTGGTACTCCCTGCGTTCGAAAATACGCATGTTCTAACCGATTTTGATGAACTGATGGACTGTGAAAACTCGTCCTTGCGCTGCCGGAGCTGGTCATGCCCGGCAATGTACTTGTCCAGGAAAACAGTTACTGTCACTGCCAAAGCGCCAAGGATGAAGAGAGTGGTCGGAGGACAGCATATCTCACTGATGGCAGGAGATGCTTGCTGCTATTTCAGCTAAGCAGCGAGTAGGATAGGTATTTATTACTCGTCCGTTCTTTCGTGCAGCATCCATCCACTTCAATCTGTTGCCAGGATTCTAAGGAGAACCGGCTGCCGTCTACAACCAGGATGGTTTTGGACCAGGGGTTCTCGCCGCAGTATATGCAAAATTAGATGTCCGTATCAACATGGTCATCTCAATGTAACCAGTAACAGGTTTTCTCAATGTAACCAGTAACAGGTTTGGGCCAGGATTGTTTTGGGATTTTCTTGTATAATCCAAGCTAGCAATGCCCGGTATATCATCAGAACTGATGTTTACCATTGATGCATATCACCGGAACTGATGTTCCAATGATCACACAACAAAAGGGAAACAACATTTCAGCACTCCTCCGATAGCTCCCAATAAATTTTGCTCATTCTACAAGTTTTTTCAAATTCGGAATGCAAGTAACCTAAAGGTGTTGTGCATACAGATAATCTGTTCAACCGAGCATTAGCTCCATCTCAACTTGTGTAGCCACTCGTAACAGTCACCATCAATCTGGGTCAGATGTTCATAACAAGCACTGTCATGGTCCCACAAAGAAAAACAGTCACCATCAACCAATGTGAACTAATTTTTTTTCTCTCTATTCTTCGTCGCCAGCATGCTCAAGAAGATAGTTTGCAGCGAGTTGCTCATTCCTGTCGCAGGCAAAGAATGCTTCGATGACACGTGCTCTCTCAAACCCCATGGCTTCCAACTGAAGAGCGAAAACAAATCCAATCAACCAAGGTGAATAAGTGAGATGCATGGTGTATTTATGCAGCCAGAGGCCATTTAAGGTAATTATGAGGCATACCCTCCCAATTGCCTCTTGCTCTTCTGGTGTCACACTGATAGCATGAGGCATCTCATCCTGGTCAGCCTGGTCTAAAAAGTCCCTGGAAATGTCCCACGAGGAAGATTTAGTAGATATATGTAGACTACTAAAATTGAAAAGATTGTGAGAATGAAGCACCATGATTGGTTGAAAGCACAAAGTACAGGGGAAAGGATGCAGCAGCAGCTAatagatactccctccgtcccaaaataagtgtcaactttgtactaactttagtgtAAAGTTGTACTAaggttgagacacttattttgggacggagggagtattttttaCATAAAGTACCACACACACAAGTTCTTTAAGGTGCCACTTTATGCTAGCTTATCATGTTATGTTCAGAAACTATATTAGCAGCTCCCGAAAAAAAAACTATATGCTATACTTGAAACAGCACAAGCCTAAAAACAATTATTACCACTTACTGGTATGAACtgaataacaacaacaacaacgcctttaatcccaaacaagttggggtaggctagaggtgaaacccataagatctcgcgaccaactcatggctctggcacatggatagcaagcttccacgcacccctgtccatagctagttctttggtgatactccaatctgTTTTGGTATGAACTGAACCAAAACAAAATTGACAACAATAGGTTAAGAAGATAGGATGAAGTCAAACAAGATGGCAAAACCACCTGCCACAAAATCTAACCACCTGGCGAGTGGCAGTGAGCAGATAGCCGCTTTTCTTCCTTTTCTCTGCCAGTCTTTCAAGTTCTCACCCTCCCAGAAAAGAAGGGAAAGTCTTCTTACTAGCTAGCTTTTATATCTCGCGAATAGGGAGTTAAGGATATAACAGATTGATGAGATTCCAGTTTATAACTAAGcaagcaaaattagtaccatgaATTCTATAGCATATTTAAATGAGACAATATATAAATTCAGCAAATAAGAAACGTACCCATCGCCGCCTTCAAATGTCTCATTTAGTAACTGAAGGAACTCATCATTGTTCTCCTGAATCAACCTCAGAAGTTGAGGATTCTGCTTGCTCAATTCCTGGAGCATAGGCTGTAGCGAAATACCGGCAAAAAGTTTAGACAGAGAATGAAGGTGAGCATAGCATAAACAAGCCATTGATAGAAAACCTGTAAAATTTGTGGATTTGTATGGACCATTTCCCGAAGTGCTTGAAACTGCAAATCATAATAGCAAATTAGCAATGCACTACTACTTCAAAATTAGAATACCACATGGTAGGGTACTGACGGGAGGTTCATTCGATCAAACTACATTAATCACTAATACTCTACTAAATGGAGCATTGCATACTTTTAGTGTATATACATAGAAAATAACAATTCGTTCGGAATGCAAATGTAATGATACGCGCAGGATAATACTTTCCTATCCCAACATTATGCACAAAAGCATCCCAAGTAACAATAAACATGTGTATCCTACAGCGTTGCGTGATGGACCAACTAATAACTACTTCCACCACAGCACTCACTTGTACAAAGAACAAATTATACTGAACACGGTATATGCTCCTACCACAGAATTCTACTTTCCACATACTTAACATATCTATACAAGTAATCCACATAAACTCGTCAAGTCAAATGTTAAGCATAAATGATACTTCCTCTGTCCCTACATGTCTAGCATATTTTGAATTGTTAAGAGGAGATTTTGATCAATAGTTACTCAATTAATGTTGTCTACATATATAAAATCGCAATCAtaacttttttaatacaaatctAATGACATCAATTTTATCTCACATACTGACATAGTACTTTGGTAAACACCTTGCCTTAACAAATTAATGTATGCCTTATAATTTGAGATGGAGTATAGATTTGAGTGGACAAACTACCAGCATTCACATGACAAGTACTTGGCTACCATCACAACATCAAATTCTAAGTAAATTTTTCACACGTGTCATCTCTGTTCCTAGTACATTAGATCATCGAATAGTTTGACGAGCAATGATAGTAATAAACAGAATGGTTGGCTTGATCCCATGTGCACCATTGCTCCGTACCACGTTTTTTCCTCTATCAGAAAGATCATAGAAAACAAAAGGAGAGAAGTAACTGAAAAAACATAAAGATAAGAACCTGTTGGTTATTTCTAAGAAAATCAAGTGATCCACCCCCAGCAGCACCTCCAGCATGGGAAGCCCCCTGTTACATCATTCAATTAGTCAAAAGATACTCAAAGAAGCAACACCGCACCAGCACTACACAGACAAAGGTGGAAAGTAAACCTGTGGGAAAAGATCTAATGGTGCTGTGTTTGGGATTCCAGAGAGGCCGGTTTCTCCAGGAGCTGCATCAGTGGTGTTTGCCCCTTGACCAACCACCGGAACAGCAACCTCAGCTGTCACTGGAATACCCTAATGTTTGAGAAAACAAAATATCAACTATAGCATCAAAAAATTGATCCAAATTAAAAATTCAGATGGGGAGAGATACGCACAGAGTACAGATAGTCAATGGCCCGTTCTGGATTGTTATAAGCAGCACGGAGAGCTCTTTGGACCTTATCTCTGTCCCAGCTGCCACCCCCCATCTCCATTATCTGGTTAATCATTGTGTCCAGATTGCTTCCTGACAGTAAATCCGATGCTGCAAGATCAACTGTACTCGAAGGGGTCCTAACAAAAAACGAAACAAGAGTTTTACATAGCAGTCTTGGTGGTGTGAATATGAACCAAACCATTTTTCCCTTTAAATTTACTAGTTTTTTTTTTGTCTTGGTGGTGTGAATATGAACCAAACCATTTCCCTTTAAATTTACTAGTTTTTTTTGTCTTGGTGGTGTGAATATGAACCAAACCATTTCCCTTTAAATTTACTAGTTTTTTTTCACGCAAAAAAAAACTAGTAAATTTAAAGGGAAATGGTTTGGTTCATATTCACACCACCAAGACTGCGAGACAGATTGTAGGATCATGCAATGCTACTATCCATACAGTTACAGCAATCCCAAAAATTCCAGTTTGGGGCCTAACTTCCCATTACCCAGCTATGCAAATTGCTGTTTCAATGGCTTTTGATTTTCATGCACTCCAGAAATTCACCTAGTTATGATCAGTGCTTCTAACTTAATACCTAGTGTTAATGTTCATTGACCATTGTGCTTAAGTCAGGAGGTTGCTGATTATAACCCTATTGACTCATGTTACATGTTCACGGAGAAGTTAAAAAATATACTTTTCACTTCTCACAAACTGCAATCTATTAGTTGATGCAGGTACTTGTGATTGTTGTCACTCTTCAAAATGAACTTTTGCGGCTATGAGGTCATTCATGCAACACTGCATGATTTAAAGCTGAAACAAGCATCAGAAGGACGTGCCTCTGAAATTTAAGAACACCGGTTTTCCCTCAGGAGGGATACAAGCAGAAACACGAAATTTAAGTGGTAAAAAAGACCCTAATGCAATATCAACTGGCAGACTTCAAACATACTCTGCGGGTGGTCTTTCAGGCTGAGAAGTCGTAGTTGATGGGACCCTGCAGAAAGATGACGCATACATTTAATTTGAGCAAGACCCTATGTGCATGCAGTAAAATGCAACCAGGACGCTAGAAAGGGACTCACTGGGGCTGAGGAGCTTGTGGTTGAGCAACTGGAGGTGCTTGACTGGTAACAGGAGTGCTTGAAGGCTAGTAATGGTTCATGTGTCAGTACATATGCTTGCTACTATTGTGCTTTCATCCGCAAGAGAAGAATTTTACCTGGGCAGATGAAGCTCCACTGGAAGCAGAAGCTTTACTCTGCAGAAAATAATTAAATAGTTATACTTTTAATTTTAAGAGAAGAAGAACAAGCCCGACGCATCAAGTAAGAAAAACTTGAATTATGTTAAAATAGTGCTGTAAGTGTCAAGTACTTTATGTAATGTTGATATAAATGGACAATGTACAGCATAGCTGTAACATAGGAAGGAGCTATATAGATAAACTATGGCGGGAGGCCAGCAAATTGTGGCGCATCAAataaggtgaaatagtatctcaGGCATATTCTTCATTAGTGAATAATAACTGTCAGGAGGCCAGCAAATTGTGGCGCGTCAAATAAGGCGAAATAGTATTACAACTGCTACACCAAGTATTCAATCAGTGAAAATAATCCAATAGCATATGACAAAACTGAAACTATCCATACTGTATAGGGCATAAGCAGCCTACCTTGCTAAGCATGACAACTAGAAATCCATCTTCGCTAACTTGATTTTCATCCAATGTGCTTTCATCCTTCAAAACCTTGCCGTTGTGAATCAGCAGTTGTTGACCCCATGGATAACTATCCTTTCCTTGAATCTCTTCAATGTTCTTCTTGACAGCCATAATCTGATTCAAAGCAAACAGTTAGCATGATATTGAAGTAATTACTCCCACTGAATATTTGTACTATTCATAGTTAAAAGGTCTTCGAAATGCTACTTTGACAAAAAAAAAGTGCCTAGAACTCATTTAGATGAGTTATAGTTTGGTCTCATTCACCTTAGCTGACATCACTTATTTGTTATTCTAGCCTGCTTTCATTGGCAGGCCAATTCGTCACCTTTTGTTGCTGGGTTGGGCTAGATTTCTATCCGCTATGTAATTCAaaacaacaaaagaaaaagaaaaaagactCTCTACATGGGCTTTTTTTTTGCGGATAAAAAAAGACTCTCTACATGGGCTTGTCATCACGTGATTTTGGGTTGAAAAAAGGAGACACATTAGGAAGGAAAAATCAACCCTAAAAATATTTTAGAAAAAAATGACggaaaattttaaaaatgttgCAACGTGCAGTTGCGACCTGACTTGAAAACTTGCAGTTGCGACCTGACTTGAAAACTTGCAGTTGCGACCTGACTTGAAAACTAGCAATTGCGACCTCATCTAAAAACTTGCAGTTGCGATCTCACTTGAAAACTTGTAGTTGCAACCTAACTTGAAAAACTTACAGTTGTAACCCCACTTGAAAACTTGCAATTACAACCTAATTTGAAATCTTACAGTTGCGACCCGACTGAAAATAATTGCAGTTGCGACCCCATTTGAAAACTTGCAATTACGGCCAAACTTGAAAACTCGCAATTACAGCCTATCTTAAAATACTTGCAATTGCAACATGATTACAGTTACACATAATGCATTGTGTGCAACTCGCGCACGTGCAACTAGTAGTAAAAATATAAAAAGAAACAGCCCGCATTAATTGCATTTATGCTGCAACGGTAGCAATTGCACATGAATAAGTGACGCAAAACGTAGGGCAAACAAGAAACAAGTGAAGCCCCAAAAAACGTAtgcaaaaaaagaagaaaacaCATACTAATTGGTTCACGTTCGAATAACGACAACACGTTCCGTTAAAAAACGACAACAGAAAAGTCAAAGCACAGAAATCTATTGGGCTGCACCCCAGCCGATGTCTAACAACCAGCAAAGGCTGCACCGGCCGTGCGTCACACCACATAAATAGCTTACATACCCTAAGAAAAACATAAATAGCTTACTCACAGCCGAACGCTTACAGGGTCTGCACAAATAACGATGCCAAAAAATCGGATGGTCCACTACGTGAATGACACCAAACTAAAAGTTTTAGCAAAACCGGAAAAAATACAACTATACATCGAGTATAATACTCTGAAAAATAAATTAACAGCAAATATCACATGTATTTATTATATAAACCTATATAGTTTTATCGGGAGTTAAACTTTGCGGCCACAGATCCTAGGTCATCAAGTCAAAAAGAACATAGATAGTATATCTTGACAAAAAATATTCAGCTATCAGGCTATGATCACAAAACAGTTTGGAAAGGAGTGCACTCCTCATGGCAAAGGGACACAGGTGCGGAAGAACAGTGGATAACAAGGCGTCCAAAGGACATGGTTACTGCAGATGGGAAAGAATGGCAATGGCACTCCTGAAACTCAACCTTGCGACCCCAAACTGAACCCTGGATCATGAAGATCACTTGTCAATTGCCACAGACCTAAATCCTCGCCAACTCCAGCTTTCCATCCTCCCAAAACCACAACCCCCGGAACAAGCTATTAGCACAGCATATCCACAGCATCATGCGTCTACCAATCATGTCCATTGGAATACTGCCAAAAATCGTCTGCCCATATATTTTTTAAAACAGTCTGCCTACAACAACACGCTCACCATCCTTCACCCGCACTGTTCTTCCCCTAAGACGATCCTGAGCACTCAGAAGTAAATGCGAGGACGCAGTGCAAACGGCATTCGAATTCAGGGGCCAATACCTCGGCAATAACCCCTAATCAGCAGTAGCACACCCAAATCTAACAAGCTAATCCCTTCCGTAACGCATAACTACATGTCCCTAACATCTAGTTCACCGTCACATCATCTGCATTAATCGAAATGCTAGAGAACTTCCGAAACAAAATCGCCGTGAAGCTGTGCATCCAGCGAAGAACGCGGGCCCTGTTTGAATTAAAAAAAAGTCGGGGAGATTTGAAACTAAACGAGGGGAGCGGGCGGGGGGAATCTCACGGTGTCATTGTGCTGGACCCGGATCTCGAAGTGGGTGCCCTTGAGAGTCTTCACCGTCAGCTTCATGGCGGCGCCGCGGTGGTCTCGGCCGGGAGATCGGAGTTCCTTCCTCCCCTTCCTTTCCGCTGCTCGCGCTAGGGTTTTCAGCAGGTCATGTGCTGTTGACGCACCCCTCCGCGGATAACGGCACGTCGAGTTCGCGGATCGACCTCGCTGCCCCTCGCCCCCTCCGTCACTGGCTCCGCGCCGCCGCAGTCGCTCGATGCGCCGCCGCCTGCTTCGCCTTCGCTACTAGCTGAGTGCCTCGAGTGGCTGGGCCAGCTCGTGTGTGTTTGCGGCGGCTGTCTTCTTCACAGAGTTAAGATTTGTCTTCTTTCTTATGGGCCGTGGAAGTGAAACGACCAGCAGAAGCCCAAAGGGAGCGTTTCGTCAGCTGCCTAAGGCCCAGCCAAGCCCGCGCGGTGCAAAAATCAGTCATTTGGCAGGCCAGGCTGGCCTGCATTAAAATCTTATGTGCACGATGTTTAAAGCACTTTCCATCTGCACCCGTTAGGAACATTTGATTCGGCAGTTTCCAACGAGTCAGACTTGAGCGATGCAAAAGAGCGCATATGGATAGCTCAAGCGATGTAGCCGGTCAATACTTGTTGTACTATGTGATTGTGAGGTTTAACTCTCTAATCTCCTTCATCATTTATTAGTTCTTCTAAAATCTACACAATGGTGCTTCAATTCGAAATAAGGTCTACGCAAAAAAACATGCACATCGATATTGTAGTTCCATTTAGGTGATCGGTTCGTCTTTTCTTCGACCGTAAATGTTCAATTTTGTGTTCATGTTTGAAGCTATTTCAGATGAATTTTATCAAATTCGTCATGCACAACCGATCATTTGAAATTTCCTTTGACCGATAGCTTCACCTCCACGTTTCACACGACTTTGGTGTTCTACGTTCTCTGTTTCGATGGTTGTAGACGAGTATATCTACATCCACCTAGTGGATAGTGGATTGGGTGTATAAATGCATCTGTGATCTCTTTCAAAGACATTCCTTAATATCCTTTACCTAGTCCTTTTTAATCTACACAACGGTGCTTCTGTCGGCCCAATGGGAACCGAGGTACCCTAGGGCGGTTGACCTAGGCCTTGACAATGGCACCCGGCAAGCGATGTCGCTCTGGCTGGCACAACTAAGAGCTCGGCGGCTCGTCGTTAGGTGAACAGACTCCACACCTTCTCCTCGATAAGTGCTTCGCGGGGCTCCAACCCCCGGCAAGCACTTCCCTGGATTCGCCTGGGAAGCACCACCCCTTACGGCTGGTTCCTCCCCCACGAAGGAACTAGTGAATCTGCCTATCAGAGGCATTAAATGCGAACCACCCCGCTACAGTGGTCGTCGTCAGCTGCTGAGATAGGACACAACGTGTCCACCTTTTAACTTTGGGCGTCGATGAGGCGCGCCATCCCCAAGGACATCAATAGTTACAATTGAGGACTCACCTACTTGGCGTGATGCTACAGGAGCGTCCTGTAGCAGCTCACGCGGCATGGGCAAGCATGCCGCGCCTCGTCGTGCCGGGGCGATACGGACGCCCTTCCCTCTCTCCTCCATCTTGTGATGGATGTGTGGCAACCACCAATAGGATAAGCGAAGGACCATGCTCAACATAAATAGAGGGCAATTATAACCTAGCAAAGGGCTCGACTCATCCGCAATCCACCATATACATTGTAACATGTTCGGCTAGAACACAGCAATATCATCCATAGGCAAGAgttgggtatccaccatgtacattGTAACTTGTTCGCCTGCTCCATTTGTTCCTAGTGCGAGATCATGGTTAACCTGTGGGGATTGGTCTTAGGTAGCCGTGTGAGACGGTGGCCCATTTATATATATGCTTATGGATGGTTGTGTGAGACCGTCTGTCCAGGACTACTGTGTGAGATGGTATGTCCAACTATTAGAGTAGATCCACTATTACAAAGGTAGGGAAAAACTATTTTGCGCAAATGGAAACCAACCTTACAACAAATTGCATGTTTATTTCCGATAAGCCAATCCTGGTGAAGCTTGCCAATACATGCAATATATTGACCCTTGTGTCTGCAACGTATTTGTTGAGGAACGTAGCATGCAacttcaaaaaaattcctacgctcacgcaagatctatctaggagatgcatagcaacgagagggggagagtgtgtccacgtaccctcgtagatcgaaaggaAAGCGTTtgttaacgtggttgatgtagtcgaacttcttcacgttccgactgatcaagcaccgaacgtatggcacctccgagttatgcacacgttcagctcgatgacgtcccttgaactcttgatccagcaaagtgtcgagggagagttccgtcagcacgacggcgtggtgacggtgatggtgaagtgatccgcgcagggcttctcctaagcactacgtgaatatgaccggaggcataaactgtggaggggggtgccgcacacggcttggaacaattgatgtgtgttctaggcgcctgtaagtgcatctagtgccccttagtgattttggtgtattgaagacttataggttaaggaactaatgtgtttgtgagtgtacacaggtctataagtctataaggagtttgatatttacagagaaattcgacccctaaaaatgaatgtcttcaactgaagactttggatttctgaaaactttgaaagtgaagaaattggtgtgaccataAAGACTTGATATTCGTACGAGGAACATGAttcgtgaagacttttgtttccATAGcttcattttctttttcttgagttataggaaacaccgtactgttaaagggggtcgaggaaatactaaggaaaaatttccaagtgatgctcatctcaaaatcctacacctaccaatccctttgagtgaagccattggaaatctcatgcagcttagtcaatttcttcagtgacagagatgaagttcttctggtctctgaggaatttgttctgactgaggagttaggaattcacaagtgcggattgcctacaagtgaggaacatgacagccctgaggaatttgatagtcaaatttTTGACTGTTGCCGTGCTAcgtgccagctgtcccaaaatatcttcccacctaacggtcatatcattgaacgacatttatgtcttatcatgtcaggctgctccctaggctataaatagccaccctacaaccactagctggttggttgctccgagagaaactgacacttgtcatttgagagcatcccatcctccgaggactttgagcgaaaatcatcaagtgaggaaaacccaaacccaaacacctacaaacccaaagtgattgagcatcactgaagagattgatcctgcgtggattcGACGCTTGTtgcctttgaagactgtgcatcttccagacggttaggcgtcatggtctagagcatccaagaggaaattgtggatcgccgagtgaccgagtttgtgaaggtttggaagtcacctgaagacttaccacgagtgattgggcaaggtctgtgtgaccttagctcaaggagaatacggtgaggactgcgt containing:
- the LOC125516560 gene encoding ubiquitin receptor RAD23b-like, with protein sequence MKLTVKTLKGTHFEIRVQHNDTIMAVKKNIEEIQGKDSYPWGQQLLIHNGKVLKDESTLDENQVSEDGFLVVMLSKSKASASSGASSAQPSSTPVTSQAPPVAQPQAPQPQVPSTTTSQPERPPAETPSSTVDLAASDLLSGSNLDTMINQIMEMGGGSWDRDKVQRALRAAYNNPERAIDYLYSGIPVTAEVAVPVVGQGANTTDAAPGETGLSGIPNTAPLDLFPQGASHAGGAAGGGSLDFLRNNQQFQALREMVHTNPQILQPMLQELSKQNPQLLRLIQENNDEFLQLLNETFEGGDGDFLDQADQDEMPHAISVTPEEQEAIGRLEAMGFERARVIEAFFACDRNEQLAANYLLEHAGDEE